One window of Mycoplasma cottewii genomic DNA carries:
- the gpmI gene encoding 2,3-bisphosphoglycerate-independent phosphoglycerate mutase, producing MITKRPVLLTILDGWGIAEPSEGNAVWNGHMSFVEEMKQKYPWVKAHASGEWVGLPEGQMGNSEVGHIHLGAGRINMESLAKLNYEVKTNQIANNQEIIDAFEQVKTKNSALHLMGLFSNGGVHSHMDHMIAIYKAAINYGITNIKFDLITDGRDTAPKLADQFVKQLLEIIKQNNNIGQISSISGRYYAMDRDKRFERSAQAYNAIVTRKYVDSFTDPISYIQEQYKNNKDDEMIVPAFNSSAIDANLKQDDVMIMTNFRPDRAIQISSIMTNKNYIAWNDEAFKDIYFIGNDIRFVSMMKYSDSVTSVHIAYPPKPLENTLGQWVSKLGLKQLRIAETEKIAHVTFFFDGGNDYFKNGLAKPEEVSLKNASIDLITSPKVATYDLKPEMAAVEITDKLLEEIQKNEFDLIVLNFANCDMVGHTGNNLATRVACKVLDDQLKRIHDEFVLKHNGIMVITADHGNAEVMIDENGGVNKKHTTSPVPIIITDKNIKLKQNDAAIAKISPTILDIMDLEVPSEMTLESMIEK from the coding sequence ATGATTACAAAAAGACCTGTATTATTAACTATTTTAGATGGTTGAGGAATAGCTGAACCAAGTGAGGGTAATGCTGTTTGAAATGGACACATGTCATTTGTTGAAGAAATGAAACAAAAATATCCTTGAGTTAAAGCTCACGCTTCAGGAGAATGAGTTGGTTTACCTGAAGGACAAATGGGAAATTCAGAAGTAGGACATATCCATTTAGGTGCTGGAAGAATCAATATGGAATCTCTAGCAAAATTAAACTATGAAGTAAAAACTAATCAAATAGCAAATAATCAAGAAATAATTGACGCTTTTGAACAAGTTAAAACTAAAAATAGTGCATTACACTTAATGGGATTATTTTCAAATGGTGGAGTTCACTCTCATATGGATCATATGATTGCTATTTATAAAGCTGCAATCAATTATGGAATTACAAATATTAAATTTGATTTAATTACCGATGGACGTGATACTGCTCCTAAATTAGCCGATCAATTTGTAAAACAATTATTAGAAATTATTAAACAAAATAATAACATAGGACAAATTAGTTCAATTAGTGGGCGTTATTATGCAATGGATCGTGATAAAAGATTTGAAAGAAGTGCTCAAGCTTATAATGCAATTGTAACTAGAAAATATGTTGATTCATTTACTGATCCAATTAGTTATATTCAAGAACAATATAAAAATAATAAAGATGATGAAATGATTGTTCCTGCATTTAATTCTTCAGCTATTGATGCTAATCTAAAACAAGATGATGTAATGATTATGACTAACTTCCGTCCTGATCGTGCTATTCAAATTTCATCAATTATGACCAATAAAAACTACATTGCTTGAAATGATGAAGCGTTTAAAGATATTTACTTTATTGGAAATGATATTAGATTTGTTTCAATGATGAAATATTCTGATTCAGTAACTTCAGTTCACATTGCTTATCCACCAAAACCTTTAGAAAATACTTTAGGTCAATGAGTTTCAAAATTAGGATTAAAACAATTAAGAATTGCCGAAACTGAAAAAATTGCTCACGTAACCTTCTTTTTTGATGGTGGAAATGATTATTTCAAAAACGGACTAGCAAAACCTGAAGAAGTTAGTTTAAAAAATGCATCAATTGATTTAATTACTTCTCCTAAAGTTGCTACTTATGATTTAAAACCTGAAATGGCTGCTGTTGAAATTACAGATAAATTATTAGAAGAAATACAAAAAAATGAATTTGATTTAATTGTCTTAAACTTTGCAAACTGTGATATGGTAGGTCATACTGGAAACAATCTAGCTACAAGAGTTGCATGTAAAGTATTAGATGATCAATTAAAACGTATTCATGATGAATTTGTACTAAAACACAATGGAATTATGGTAATTACTGCTGATCACGGTAATGCCGAAGTGATGATTGATGAAAATGGAGGAGTTAATAAAAAACATACAACTTCACCAGTTCCAATTATTATTACTGATAAAAACATTAAATTAAAACAAAATGATGCTGCTATTGCTAAAATTAGTCCAACAATTTTAGATATTATGGATTTAGAAGTACCAAGTGAAATGACTTTAGAATCAATGATTGAAAAATAA
- a CDS encoding BspA family leucine-rich repeat surface protein: MKKMLSVLSSFLVGASAATATTVFFTRKYVFSKDLNQVIKLEDNKLKVDRASSLYVKNALLALDKEMYQTVLQNVNIIVTNNHKAIIIPSETTQDVLDNLTSLVGKEVMDKIRKITSFTKKLGIPHYRNFKIIDLEVSTNKIHLQEVLELRNFTIEKIGDKKVDDIVNILNDRLELTSQSEKLTETHIKKEDKKVIVTAGENHPLFSGDKIIFEPTNEESETRIDDSTTHSKQDVKQVFDQITQPVEVSNNSKEEFLRKISEELNKIGSDLQLNLNEIISIENNVAKIKISEENANYQGEVSIQINVIPPVVKPQLSSIVDQAFNSVEKVLEVDELDQTHTLSAVETLIKTKDSEFDKQQIEITRFENKEVDIKAKDNSKYTGTASFKIKIKKIGRLQDVITDEKISKMKITNNFNQSITKFLDELSSQNSNLDSNKIFISIDEQSETVTLTANEDSKYEGTVEISLTKYAILKVNDIWVRRIKDTFDVSKTFTDVKNAYESALKEELIDRIFRQINFDKAKQSNEKLKQDDGSQKNNGEFIVTYKDQEIKLDYGLVRDFEKESEKDHKYRYERIDGKMVPVECTQIGYFYEEATDTWRVKNFANTIKKVPINLPIRITNLKAAFQHNENDHIEGIQHWSTSNIVNMELLFAHTKKFNQDLNTWDVSNVKNMQDMFHDAKVFNGNISNWNTKSLENAQSMFKKTEAFNQDINTRKVQKEGEQEYTAWDTSNIKNMSSMFEEAKAFNTSISNWNTENVSLMNHMFRQASNFNQQVSHFNTSKVTDMKQMFDGAISFTDNKISSWDTSNVKDMDSMFRNALSFRADLSKWNTASIENKVVDVAREKKVVMRNINFARITTTKRDNPHIIQPLWDKRADYLTAKISNFGEAKLVESTINKDSNSVFVFDKLFNWTIAHKELKSIKIDDVEQVLTNETIDQVEINKLNFEFKTNKEYKIEIKYDYISDPVTITFKFQ; encoded by the coding sequence ATGAAAAAAATGTTATCTGTTTTATCTAGTTTTTTAGTTGGAGCAAGTGCGGCAACAGCTACAACTGTATTTTTTACTAGAAAATATGTTTTTTCAAAAGATTTAAATCAAGTAATTAAACTTGAAGACAATAAATTAAAAGTTGACAGAGCTAGTTCATTATATGTTAAAAATGCATTATTAGCTCTTGATAAAGAAATGTATCAAACTGTATTACAAAACGTTAATATTATAGTTACAAACAATCATAAAGCTATTATTATACCTTCAGAAACTACTCAAGATGTTTTAGACAATTTAACAAGTTTAGTAGGTAAAGAAGTTATGGATAAAATTAGAAAAATAACTTCATTTACAAAGAAATTAGGTATTCCACATTACAGAAACTTTAAAATCATAGATCTTGAAGTATCAACAAACAAAATCCATCTACAAGAAGTTTTAGAATTAAGAAACTTTACTATTGAAAAGATTGGTGATAAAAAAGTTGATGATATTGTAAATATACTTAATGATAGATTAGAACTTACTTCACAATCTGAAAAACTTACTGAAACTCACATCAAAAAAGAAGATAAAAAGGTGATAGTAACTGCAGGAGAAAATCACCCACTATTTTCTGGTGACAAAATAATTTTTGAACCAACTAATGAAGAAAGTGAAACTAGAATTGATGATAGTACTACTCACTCAAAACAAGATGTTAAACAAGTATTTGATCAAATTACTCAACCTGTAGAAGTTTCAAATAATAGTAAAGAAGAGTTTCTTAGGAAAATAAGTGAAGAATTAAACAAAATAGGATCAGATCTACAACTTAATCTTAATGAAATTATAAGCATTGAAAACAACGTTGCTAAAATAAAAATTAGTGAAGAAAATGCTAATTATCAAGGTGAAGTTTCTATTCAAATCAATGTTATTCCACCAGTTGTTAAACCTCAATTAAGTTCAATTGTTGATCAGGCTTTTAATAGCGTAGAAAAAGTTTTAGAAGTTGATGAATTAGATCAAACTCATACATTATCAGCAGTTGAAACTTTAATAAAAACTAAAGATAGTGAATTTGATAAACAACAAATTGAAATAACTAGATTTGAAAATAAAGAAGTTGATATTAAAGCAAAAGATAATTCTAAATATACTGGAACAGCTAGTTTCAAAATTAAAATCAAAAAAATTGGTAGATTACAAGATGTAATAACAGATGAAAAGATTTCTAAAATGAAAATTACAAACAACTTCAATCAATCAATTACAAAATTCTTAGATGAATTATCAAGTCAAAATTCTAATCTAGATTCTAATAAAATCTTTATATCTATTGATGAACAAAGTGAGACAGTAACTTTAACAGCTAATGAAGACTCAAAATACGAAGGAACAGTTGAAATTTCACTTACAAAATATGCAATTCTTAAAGTGAATGATATTTGAGTTAGAAGAATCAAAGATACCTTTGATGTTTCAAAAACTTTTACAGATGTAAAAAATGCTTATGAATCAGCTTTAAAAGAAGAATTGATTGACAGAATTTTCAGACAAATTAATTTTGATAAAGCAAAACAATCTAATGAAAAACTAAAACAAGATGATGGATCACAAAAAAATAATGGAGAATTTATAGTTACTTATAAAGATCAAGAAATTAAGCTTGATTATGGACTTGTTCGTGATTTTGAAAAAGAAAGTGAAAAAGATCATAAATATAGATATGAAAGAATTGATGGCAAAATGGTTCCTGTAGAATGTACTCAAATAGGTTATTTCTATGAAGAGGCAACTGATACATGAAGGGTTAAAAATTTTGCTAATACTATTAAAAAAGTTCCTATTAATTTACCAATAAGAATAACTAATTTAAAAGCAGCTTTCCAACATAATGAAAACGATCATATAGAAGGAATTCAACACTGATCGACTTCAAATATTGTAAACATGGAATTATTATTTGCTCATACTAAAAAATTCAATCAAGATTTAAATACTTGAGATGTATCTAACGTTAAAAATATGCAAGATATGTTCCATGATGCAAAAGTATTTAACGGAAATATTTCTAATTGAAATACAAAAAGTTTAGAAAACGCTCAAAGTATGTTCAAAAAAACTGAAGCATTCAACCAAGATATAAATACTAGAAAAGTTCAAAAAGAAGGAGAACAAGAATATACTGCTTGAGACACTTCTAATATAAAAAATATGAGTAGTATGTTCGAAGAAGCAAAAGCATTTAATACTTCAATTTCAAATTGAAATACTGAAAATGTATCATTAATGAATCATATGTTTAGACAAGCTTCAAATTTCAATCAACAAGTTTCTCACTTTAATACTTCTAAAGTAACTGATATGAAACAAATGTTTGATGGAGCTATCAGTTTTACTGATAATAAGATTTCTAGTTGAGATACTTCGAATGTAAAAGACATGGATTCAATGTTTAGAAATGCTTTAAGCTTTAGAGCTGATTTAAGTAAATGAAATACAGCAAGCATCGAAAACAAAGTTGTTGATGTTGCTAGAGAGAAAAAAGTTGTTATGAGAAATATCAACTTTGCGAGAATAACAACAACTAAAAGAGATAATCCACATATTATTCAACCACTTTGAGATAAAAGAGCAGATTACTTAACTGCTAAAATATCAAACTTTGGTGAAGCTAAATTAGTTGAAAGCACTATTAATAAAGATTCAAACTCAGTATTTGTTTTTGATAAATTATTCAACTGAACAATTGCTCATAAAGAATTAAAATCAATTAAAATTGATGATGTAGAACAAGTATTAACAAATGAAACTATTGATCAAGTTGAAATCAACAAATTAAACTTTGAATTCAAAACAAATAAAGAATACAAAATTGAAATAAAATACGATTATATTTCTGATCCTGTAACTATTACATTTAAATTTCAGTAA
- the gap gene encoding type I glyceraldehyde-3-phosphate dehydrogenase: protein MSKKVAINGFGRIGRLTFRRLFEKGVEIVAINDFTDTKSLAYLLEFDTAHGLFCEGEISYTDNSIIVKGKEVKIFAEKDAANLPWGELGIDLVIESTGFYTDKEKASAHIKAGAKKVVISAPATGDLKTIVYGVNHKDLSPEDVIISGASCTTNCLTPMAKVLDDAFTIEKGFMTTVHAVTNDQRLLDLPHKDLRRGRAASWNIIPSTTGAARAVSLVLPHLKGKLDGYALRVPTITGSITDLTVEFKTQGLTVEQINDAIKTALENNAELAQAMKYVTLPIVSSDSIGSNYGSIFDATLTKIMEVDGRQMVKVCSWYDNESSYVSQLVRTTIYFMGL, encoded by the coding sequence ATGTCAAAAAAAGTTGCAATTAACGGATTCGGGAGAATCGGGCGTTTAACATTTAGAAGATTATTTGAAAAAGGTGTTGAGATCGTTGCTATTAATGACTTCACAGATACAAAATCATTAGCTTATTTATTAGAATTCGATACAGCTCATGGATTATTCTGTGAAGGAGAAATTTCATATACTGATAATTCAATCATCGTTAAAGGAAAAGAAGTTAAAATCTTTGCTGAAAAAGATGCTGCTAACCTTCCCTGAGGTGAACTAGGTATTGATTTAGTTATCGAATCAACCGGATTCTACACAGATAAAGAAAAAGCATCTGCACACATTAAAGCTGGAGCTAAAAAAGTTGTTATTTCAGCACCAGCAACAGGTGATTTAAAAACTATCGTTTATGGTGTAAACCACAAAGACTTAAGTCCAGAAGATGTAATTATTTCTGGAGCCTCATGTACAACAAACTGTTTAACACCAATGGCAAAAGTTCTAGATGACGCTTTTACAATTGAAAAAGGATTTATGACTACAGTTCACGCTGTAACTAACGACCAAAGATTATTAGACTTACCTCATAAAGATTTACGTAGAGGACGTGCTGCTTCTTGAAACATTATTCCATCAACAACTGGAGCTGCAAGAGCTGTTAGTTTAGTGTTACCACACTTAAAAGGAAAATTAGATGGATATGCATTACGTGTTCCTACAATTACAGGTTCAATTACTGATTTAACTGTTGAATTCAAAACACAAGGATTAACAGTTGAGCAAATCAATGATGCAATTAAAACTGCATTAGAAAACAACGCTGAATTAGCTCAAGCAATGAAATATGTAACTTTACCAATCGTTTCATCAGATAGTATCGGTTCAAACTATGGTTCAATTTTTGATGCAACATTAACAAAAATTATGGAAGTTGATGGAAGACAAATGGTTAAAGTTTGTTCATGATATGACAACGAAAGTTCATATGTTTCACAATTAGTAAGAACTACAATTTACTTCATGGGATTATAA
- a CDS encoding phosphoglycerate kinase, which produces MNYDNKKTLHDIDVSNKTVLVRVDFNVPLEKGVITDDNRIQAALPTIKYLIEQNAKIVLFSHLSRIKSEEDKEKKSLKPVAQRLSELLNQEVIFVPVTRGKELEDAVSSLEPKQVVLVENTRFEDVVNNEVVKNESKNNVELGKYWASLGEVFVNDAFGTAHRAHASNVGISSNIKTSAVGFLVQKELEMLNEGMERPQRPFLAILGGAKVSDKIGVIENLLPKVDKILIGGGMSYTFFKALGRTIGTSLVEDDKVELAKQYLEKANGKIILPIDVACNTDFADTAPTYFENNIPDDWMGMDVGPKTIESYKKIISEAKTIIWNGPLGVFEFKNYENGTNSICKAVAEQTKKGAFTLIGGGDSAAAAIKLGFKQDFTWISTGGGASLGFMEGKELPGIASIQDK; this is translated from the coding sequence ATGAATTACGACAACAAAAAAACATTACATGATATTGATGTAAGCAATAAAACAGTTTTAGTTCGTGTTGATTTTAACGTTCCGCTAGAAAAAGGTGTAATTACTGATGATAATCGTATCCAAGCTGCGTTACCAACAATTAAATACTTAATTGAACAAAATGCAAAAATTGTTTTATTCTCACATTTATCAAGAATTAAGTCAGAAGAAGATAAAGAAAAAAAATCATTAAAACCAGTTGCACAAAGACTATCAGAATTATTAAACCAAGAAGTAATTTTTGTTCCAGTTACAAGAGGAAAAGAATTAGAAGATGCAGTTTCTAGTTTAGAACCAAAACAAGTTGTCTTAGTTGAAAATACACGTTTTGAAGATGTAGTTAATAATGAAGTTGTCAAAAATGAATCAAAAAATAATGTTGAACTAGGAAAATACTGAGCTAGTTTAGGTGAGGTTTTTGTTAATGATGCATTTGGTACAGCACACCGTGCACATGCGTCAAACGTTGGTATCTCTTCAAACATTAAAACTTCAGCTGTAGGATTTTTAGTTCAAAAAGAATTAGAAATGTTAAATGAAGGAATGGAACGTCCTCAAAGACCATTCTTAGCTATCTTAGGTGGAGCTAAAGTTTCAGATAAAATAGGAGTTATTGAAAACTTATTACCAAAAGTTGACAAAATCTTAATTGGTGGAGGAATGAGTTATACATTCTTTAAAGCTTTAGGAAGAACAATCGGAACTTCATTAGTTGAAGATGATAAAGTTGAATTAGCTAAACAATACTTAGAAAAAGCTAATGGAAAAATCATACTTCCAATTGATGTTGCATGTAACACTGACTTTGCTGACACTGCACCAACTTACTTTGAAAATAATATTCCAGATGACTGAATGGGAATGGATGTAGGACCTAAAACAATTGAATCTTATAAAAAAATAATTTCAGAAGCTAAAACAATTATTTGAAATGGTCCGCTTGGAGTTTTTGAATTCAAAAACTATGAAAACGGAACAAACTCAATTTGTAAAGCTGTTGCTGAACAAACTAAAAAAGGAGCATTCACTTTAATCGGTGGTGGAGATAGTGCTGCTGCTGCTATTAAATTAGGATTCAAACAAGACTTTACTTGAATCTCTACTGGTGGAGGAGCATCATTAGGATTTATGGAAGGTAAAGAATTACCTGGAATTGCTTCAATTCAAGATAAATAA
- the typA gene encoding translational GTPase TypA — translation MNNQKIINIAVIAHVDAGKSTLVDALLKQGGAFRENQEVVAQVMDSNDQERERGITIYSKNCSINYKDIKINIVDTPGHADFSSEVERIMKTVDTVILLVDSSEGPMPQTRFVLQKALEVGLKPILFINKIDKKDQRAEEVVEEVLELFLELNATDEQLDFTTLYGIARDGIAQYSLEQSSENLDPLFETIINQVGSYPLELANNNLVMQVSTLAYDSFVGRLGIGRIFEGTIKENQTVTIVKNDGSIKQGKIAKLMVYQGLSRVNVKQASAGDIITFAGIEDISIGDTINELNVVKPMKPIVIEEPTMSMNFLVNTSPFAGKAGKFVTSRNIKERLEKETEVNVGLRIEPLENSTIEGFKVLGRGELHISVLIEAMRREGFELAVSKPEVLFQREPMTGELLEPMEKVIINVPTEYSGTVINKLNLRKGIMMDMDSDGIRDKIVYSVPLRGLIGFRSEFTNDTHGEGIMVKSPMGFQTYKGEIAGRQNGVLVSMANGKSLPYALNNLEERGILFIGPQVDVYEGMIIGQHSRDNDLDVNPTTGKKLTNTRASGSDDAVKLTPPRKLTLEEALEYIQADELVEITPTDIRLRKRWLTQVERKQHRNDKY, via the coding sequence ATGAATAATCAAAAAATAATAAATATAGCCGTTATTGCTCACGTTGATGCAGGTAAGTCAACATTAGTTGATGCACTATTAAAACAAGGTGGAGCATTCCGTGAAAATCAAGAAGTTGTAGCTCAAGTTATGGATTCAAACGATCAAGAACGTGAAAGAGGAATTACAATTTATTCTAAAAACTGTTCAATTAATTATAAAGATATCAAAATTAATATAGTTGATACTCCAGGACATGCTGACTTTTCAAGTGAAGTTGAACGTATCATGAAAACAGTTGATACAGTTATTCTGTTAGTTGACTCAAGTGAAGGACCAATGCCTCAAACAAGATTTGTTTTACAAAAAGCATTAGAAGTAGGATTAAAACCAATTCTATTTATTAATAAAATTGATAAAAAAGATCAAAGAGCAGAAGAAGTTGTTGAAGAGGTATTAGAACTATTCTTAGAATTAAATGCAACTGATGAACAATTAGATTTCACTACATTATATGGAATAGCAAGAGATGGTATTGCTCAATATTCACTAGAACAATCATCAGAAAATTTAGATCCTTTATTTGAAACTATCATAAATCAAGTAGGAAGTTATCCATTAGAATTAGCTAATAATAATTTAGTAATGCAAGTGTCAACTTTAGCATATGATAGTTTTGTCGGAAGATTAGGAATTGGAAGAATTTTTGAAGGAACAATCAAAGAAAATCAAACTGTAACTATTGTAAAAAATGATGGTTCAATTAAACAAGGTAAAATTGCTAAATTAATGGTATATCAAGGCTTAAGTCGTGTTAATGTAAAACAGGCTAGCGCTGGAGATATTATTACTTTTGCAGGAATTGAAGACATTTCAATTGGAGATACTATTAACGAATTAAATGTAGTAAAACCAATGAAACCAATTGTTATTGAAGAACCAACAATGTCAATGAACTTTTTAGTTAATACTTCACCATTTGCTGGAAAAGCAGGAAAATTTGTAACTTCAAGAAATATTAAAGAACGTTTAGAAAAAGAAACTGAAGTTAACGTTGGATTAAGAATTGAACCTTTAGAAAACTCAACTATCGAAGGATTTAAAGTGTTAGGGCGTGGTGAATTACATATCTCCGTTTTAATTGAAGCAATGAGAAGGGAAGGATTTGAACTTGCAGTAAGTAAACCTGAAGTATTATTCCAAAGAGAGCCAATGACTGGTGAACTATTAGAACCTATGGAAAAAGTTATTATAAATGTGCCTACTGAATATTCAGGAACTGTTATTAATAAATTAAATTTAAGAAAAGGTATCATGATGGATATGGATTCTGATGGGATTAGAGATAAAATAGTTTACTCAGTTCCTTTAAGAGGATTAATTGGATTTAGAAGCGAATTTACAAACGATACTCACGGTGAAGGAATAATGGTTAAAAGTCCTATGGGATTTCAAACTTATAAAGGTGAAATTGCTGGAAGACAAAATGGTGTATTAGTTTCGATGGCTAATGGTAAAAGTTTACCTTATGCTTTAAACAATCTAGAAGAACGTGGAATTTTATTTATAGGACCACAAGTTGATGTTTATGAAGGTATGATCATAGGACAACACTCACGAGATAATGATTTAGATGTTAATCCTACAACAGGTAAAAAATTAACAAATACCAGAGCAAGTGGAAGTGATGATGCAGTTAAATTAACTCCACCTCGAAAATTAACTTTAGAAGAAGCTTTAGAATATATTCAAGCTGATGAATTAGTTGAAATAACACCAACTGATATTAGATTACGTAAGCGCTGATTAACTCAAGTTGAAAGAAAACAACATAGAAATGATAAATACTAA
- the pyk gene encoding pyruvate kinase, giving the protein MKKELLDKQIKRTKIITTIGPSTHSVEAIKELFEKGMTTIRLNFSHGDYEEHGSRMDFVKKIREEIQKPISILLDTKGPEIRVGKFINGKQQVSRGQKVTIYTDKESYLNKECGQGEMTVSYDMSVDLKAGDVVLIDDGKLELTIDSVKDQVIETTAFNHHEVKTNKRVNLPGVDFSMDFLSEKDEKDILFGCEQGVDYIAASFVNSAQNVRQIRDILAKGNRTDIQVISKIESQVGIDNIDEIIKESDGIMIARGDLGLEIPYYDVPYWEKVIIRKCREAGKIVIVATQMLETMTNNPAPTRAEVTDVYFATELGADATMLSGESASGDFPFITVKTMATINKRAEVEFYNKLYYQQQLDNAIKSSSGSRADIALSLAEKSRDGNYRYAIVLSRTGQLLKTISKFRPNLAILGVSANQRMWTAFGIWHSIFMNKVDSINNLENNVEELSKIAKSWGADSGEKILVVRGESIKEITVA; this is encoded by the coding sequence ATGAAAAAAGAACTTTTAGACAAGCAAATCAAGCGAACTAAAATAATTACAACCATTGGTCCTTCTACTCACTCGGTTGAAGCAATTAAAGAATTGTTCGAAAAAGGAATGACAACAATTCGTTTAAACTTCTCTCACGGTGATTATGAAGAACACGGATCAAGAATGGATTTCGTTAAAAAAATTAGAGAAGAAATTCAAAAACCTATTTCTATTTTATTAGATACTAAAGGTCCTGAAATTCGTGTTGGAAAATTTATCAATGGAAAACAACAAGTGTCAAGAGGACAAAAAGTTACAATTTATACAGACAAAGAATCATATCTAAATAAAGAATGTGGTCAAGGAGAAATGACTGTTTCTTATGATATGTCAGTTGATTTAAAAGCTGGAGATGTTGTTTTAATTGATGATGGTAAATTAGAATTAACTATTGATTCAGTAAAAGATCAAGTTATTGAAACTACTGCATTCAATCATCATGAAGTTAAAACAAACAAACGTGTAAACTTACCAGGTGTTGACTTTTCAATGGATTTCTTATCTGAAAAAGATGAAAAAGATATTTTATTTGGATGTGAACAAGGTGTAGATTACATCGCTGCATCATTTGTAAATAGTGCTCAAAACGTTCGTCAAATTCGTGATATCCTAGCAAAAGGAAATAGAACTGATATTCAAGTTATTTCAAAAATTGAATCTCAAGTAGGAATTGATAATATTGATGAAATAATAAAAGAAAGTGATGGAATCATGATCGCTAGAGGGGATTTAGGATTAGAAATTCCTTACTATGATGTTCCATACTGAGAAAAAGTAATTATTAGAAAATGTCGTGAAGCAGGTAAAATTGTAATCGTTGCAACTCAAATGTTAGAAACTATGACAAATAATCCCGCCCCAACTCGTGCTGAAGTAACTGATGTTTACTTTGCAACCGAATTAGGTGCAGATGCTACAATGTTATCAGGTGAATCCGCTAGTGGAGATTTCCCATTCATTACAGTTAAAACAATGGCTACAATTAATAAACGTGCTGAAGTTGAATTCTACAACAAACTTTACTACCAACAACAATTAGATAATGCTATTAAATCAAGTTCAGGATCACGTGCTGATATCGCTTTATCATTAGCTGAAAAATCAAGAGATGGAAATTACCGATACGCTATTGTTCTATCAAGAACAGGTCAATTATTAAAAACAATTTCTAAATTTAGACCTAACTTAGCTATCTTAGGAGTAAGTGCTAACCAAAGAATGTGAACTGCATTTGGTATTTGACACTCAATCTTTATGAATAAAGTAGATTCTATTAATAATTTAGAAAACAACGTTGAAGAATTATCAAAAATCGCTAAATCTTGAGGAGCAGATTCTGGAGAAAAAATTCTTGTTGTAAGAGGAGAATCTATTAAAGAAATCACTGTTGCTTAA